In Romboutsia lituseburensis, a genomic segment contains:
- a CDS encoding dynamin family protein — protein MYESRQIELSRMISIIKNIEQSLDMLKLDIDLSRESKTSNLFNLLEAEVKKTLESVLELKNPFLLFVIGSGNYGKSTLINALLNQNIVETNDIPNTWKLDEFIMSDDENIEIYYTDKEKEIISVDKGKYILKNEEYKFKKSKKNIANMVKEYKKNKDISTKELKEYKVKLEHKYLYKSNIEQVKYYLKKGDILNDFIIVDTPGLNQTLLKNTLNRMKSYYERADGVIWLIDASNIVSNETSKLINEINDIDRLYKTKKNKIAVVNKIDIIEKENLANLAKVRRRISEIYKNKFEDIVYISAKYALDGFLTNNYELVKKSNINELYNSIYDNFTKVCEHNQIASKYRNLDTMRINVMNLIYSYKRELYNDMSIYNQIDFDINKKLNKLYISTNDYLDSIKNNNICIDKFNSVLKDNIEKLQNQCNIELKKLYEDTQMKANLSKKHKQNKVDTEIYFTKSKNIIINYHTKSSSIYTDYKTVHQNKNILDKFISKKTYETQTNEILFKEQIYKNINSLKNEINEVLNDKIEAIKFDINQTKNNEFEKKYIHYSNIKKHIEYLNDIENILNDLR, from the coding sequence ATGTATGAAAGTAGGCAAATAGAGCTTTCACGTATGATAAGTATAATAAAGAATATAGAACAATCACTAGATATGCTTAAATTAGATATAGATTTATCAAGAGAAAGTAAAACATCAAATTTATTTAATCTATTAGAAGCAGAAGTAAAAAAAACATTAGAAAGTGTTTTGGAGTTGAAAAATCCATTTCTATTATTTGTTATAGGATCAGGAAATTATGGAAAATCAACATTGATAAATGCTTTATTAAATCAAAATATAGTTGAAACAAATGATATTCCAAATACATGGAAATTAGATGAATTTATAATGTCAGATGATGAAAATATAGAGATTTATTATACAGATAAGGAAAAAGAAATAATTAGTGTGGATAAAGGAAAATATATTTTGAAAAATGAAGAATATAAATTTAAGAAATCAAAAAAAAATATAGCTAATATGGTAAAAGAATATAAAAAAAACAAAGACATAAGTACTAAAGAACTTAAAGAATACAAGGTAAAGTTAGAACACAAATACTTATATAAGTCCAATATAGAGCAAGTTAAATATTACTTAAAAAAGGGAGATATATTAAATGATTTTATAATTGTAGATACACCTGGATTGAATCAAACTTTATTAAAGAATACATTAAATAGAATGAAAAGTTATTATGAAAGAGCAGATGGTGTTATATGGTTGATAGATGCTTCAAATATAGTATCAAATGAAACCAGTAAATTAATAAATGAAATAAATGATATTGATAGGTTATATAAAACAAAGAAAAATAAAATAGCAGTAGTAAATAAAATAGATATAATTGAAAAAGAAAATTTAGCCAATCTAGCTAAAGTTAGAAGACGAATAAGTGAGATATATAAAAATAAATTTGAAGATATAGTATATATTTCAGCAAAATATGCTTTAGATGGTTTTTTAACTAATAATTACGAATTAGTAAAAAAAAGCAATATAAATGAACTATACAATAGTATATATGATAACTTTACTAAGGTATGTGAGCATAATCAAATAGCTTCAAAATATAGAAATTTAGATACTATGAGAATAAATGTAATGAATTTAATCTATAGTTATAAACGAGAACTTTATAATGATATGTCTATATATAATCAAATTGATTTTGATATAAATAAAAAATTGAATAAATTATATATATCGACAAATGATTATCTTGATAGCATAAAAAATAACAATATATGTATAGATAAATTTAATTCTGTATTGAAAGATAATATAGAAAAATTGCAAAATCAATGTAATATAGAATTAAAAAAATTATATGAAGATACACAAATGAAAGCAAATCTAAGTAAAAAACACAAACAAAATAAAGTAGATACAGAGATATACTTTACCAAAAGTAAAAATATAATAATTAACTATCATACAAAAAGTAGTTCTATATATACAGATTATAAAACTGTGCATCAAAATAAAAATATTTTGGATAAATTCATTTCTAAAAAAACTTATGAAACTCAAACAAATGAGATACTATTCAAAGAGCAAATCTATAAAAACATCAATAGTTTAAAGAATGAGATAAATGAAGTACTAAACGACAAAATTGAAGCAATAAAGTTTGACATAAATCAAACCAAAAATAATGAATTTGAAAAAAAATATATTCATTATTCAAATATAAAAAAACATATAGAATACTTAAATGATATAGAAAACATATTAAATGATTTGAGGTGA
- a CDS encoding phage holin family protein, giving the protein MKKASSFIVINAISIYLVSLLMDNMYIGSFKSLLILTLIFGILNLTVKPIIKFFSLPITFLTLGLFSLVINGAVLKLAFSIVSGVHLSGFISAIIASILLSIANMILYSVLGDD; this is encoded by the coding sequence ATGAAAAAAGCATCATCATTTATTGTTATAAATGCAATTTCTATATATTTAGTTTCATTGTTAATGGATAATATGTATATAGGATCTTTTAAATCACTACTTATTCTCACTTTAATATTTGGTATTTTAAATCTTACAGTAAAACCTATTATAAAGTTTTTTTCTTTACCAATAACATTTTTAACTTTAGGTCTTTTTTCTTTAGTTATTAATGGAGCTGTTTTAAAACTTGCATTTTCAATTGTTTCTGGAGTTCATCTAAGTGGGTTTATAAGTGCAATTATTGCATCAATATTATTGTCTATTGCAAATATGATCTTATACAGTGTACTTGGTGATGACTAA
- a CDS encoding DUF3783 domain-containing protein has protein sequence MSFAKISDLDINKDSRSFVITYNFNAKELSVIKTICNLLGIRDIEILTKHNSNSKIKDIINKQLDNGEEEGINQKSLIFNNIESIKVSAFIDNLKKFRINRPLIAFVTEDNINWSLNTLVSHLLEERNALKTRKTVNH, from the coding sequence ATGAGTTTTGCTAAGATAAGTGATCTTGATATAAATAAAGATAGTAGAAGTTTCGTAATTACATATAATTTTAATGCTAAAGAACTTTCTGTAATTAAAACGATTTGTAATTTATTAGGTATTAGAGATATAGAAATATTAACTAAACATAATTCAAATTCTAAAATTAAAGATATAATAAATAAACAATTAGATAATGGTGAAGAAGAAGGTATAAATCAGAAATCTTTAATTTTCAATAACATTGAATCAATTAAAGTAAGTGCTTTTATAGATAATTTAAAGAAATTTAGAATTAATAGACCTCTTATAGCATTTGTTACTGAAGACAATATAAATTGGAGTTTAAACACTCTTGTTTCTCATTTATTAGAGGAAAGAAATGCTTTAAAAACTAGAAAAACTGTTAATCATTAA
- a CDS encoding sigma-70 family RNA polymerase sigma factor yields MGAKKEHTYENYIYGDSSNTSNAMKMYLKEIEEYKMLSAVEEVELAKAIINSSPEAKEQFINANYRLVVSIAKKYRKESVDMLDLIQAGNIGLIKAVEKYDYKKGYKFSTYATWWIKQSITRYIDDCENTIRIPVHLHQRINFVKRKKQELANVLQRDPSLDELAEVCDLEVEKVIDILKRDKNVVSLDTPIKEDEDSSLVEFIPSDADFGDVVMHEVEQNNLREKIEELLTGLSEQEQRVLRMRFGLDDDTPKTLEEIGKVFGVTRERIRQIEAKAIRKLRHPSRLKQLKHFY; encoded by the coding sequence ATGGGGGCTAAAAAAGAACATACTTATGAAAATTATATTTATGGGGACTCATCAAACACATCAAATGCAATGAAAATGTACTTAAAAGAAATTGAAGAGTACAAAATGCTATCAGCCGTTGAAGAAGTAGAACTAGCAAAGGCAATAATTAACTCTTCACCAGAAGCGAAAGAACAATTTATAAATGCCAATTATAGATTAGTTGTAAGCATTGCTAAAAAATACAGAAAAGAAAGTGTAGATATGCTAGATTTAATTCAAGCTGGAAATATTGGATTAATAAAAGCTGTAGAAAAGTACGATTATAAAAAGGGATATAAATTCAGCACTTATGCTACATGGTGGATAAAACAAAGTATAACAAGATACATAGATGACTGTGAAAATACTATTAGAATACCTGTACATTTACATCAAAGAATAAATTTTGTTAAAAGAAAAAAACAAGAGTTAGCTAATGTACTTCAAAGAGACCCTAGCTTAGATGAGCTAGCAGAAGTATGTGACCTTGAAGTAGAAAAAGTTATAGATATATTAAAGAGAGATAAAAATGTTGTATCTTTAGATACACCTATAAAAGAAGATGAAGATAGTAGTTTAGTTGAATTTATTCCATCAGACGCAGACTTTGGTGATGTAGTAATGCATGAAGTAGAACAAAATAACCTACGCGAAAAAATAGAAGAACTATTAACTGGCCTTAGTGAACAAGAACAAAGAGTTCTTAGAATGAGATTTGGTCTTGATGATGATACACCTAAAACATTAGAAGAAATAGGTAAAGTATTTGGTGTAACAAGAGAGAGAATTAGACAAATCGAAGCTAAGGCAATAAGAAAATTAAGACATCCAAGTCGATTAAAACAACTAAAACATTTTTATTAA
- a CDS encoding type I restriction enzyme HsdR N-terminal domain-containing protein, translated as MSKQLVKERVIKYLMEDLLVPHDMIDTDVALSEFEEGAEGVLDVVVNVKDKEDYYAPVMIVQCMDEDIKLEGEVVQKQIDFLEDVDNMTMAGRLVLTNGDAMMYADWTGEEYDTEAALPTYDTMVEEFFKMEELAEKHENHHHEEGHECCGGHEEGHDCGCGDDCGCKH; from the coding sequence ATGTCAAAACAATTAGTAAAAGAAAGAGTTATAAAGTATTTAATGGAGGACTTATTAGTTCCACATGATATGATAGATACAGATGTAGCATTATCTGAATTTGAAGAAGGTGCAGAAGGTGTACTAGATGTAGTTGTTAACGTTAAAGATAAAGAAGACTATTATGCACCAGTTATGATAGTGCAATGTATGGATGAAGATATAAAATTAGAAGGCGAAGTTGTACAAAAACAAATAGATTTCCTAGAAGATGTAGACAATATGACTATGGCAGGAAGATTAGTATTAACTAATGGTGATGCTATGATGTATGCAGATTGGACAGGAGAAGAATATGATACTGAAGCAGCATTACCAACTTATGATACAATGGTAGAGGAATTCTTTAAAATGGAAGAATTAGCAGAAAAACATGAAAATCATCATCATGAAGAAGGACATGAATGTTGTGGTGGACATGAAGAAGGACATGACTGTGGATGTGGAGACGATTGTGGTTGTAAGCACTAG
- a CDS encoding ABC transporter ATP-binding protein: MASENKQLKPAGIGGPMRGAIPTNKAKDFKGTLKRLLGYVKHYKKSIMLVFIAAILSTIFSIISPKILGKATTKIFEGIMMKVKGVPGAFIDFNYIGKILILLIVLYVISSVFSYVQQYIMAIVAQRTVYDMRKDVYDKLNKLPLKFFDAHTHGELLSRVSNDIDNISSTLQQSITQLITSIVTIIGVIIMMLTISPLMTLVTIVTLPLGVIFVRPIIKRSQGQFIKQQRVIGELNGHVEEMYTGHDVIKAFNRENNSINTFKNINEDLYSAAWRAQFMSGIMMPVMNFTNNLGYVFVSVIGGILVTRGKIQIGDIQAFIQYSKQFAQPISQTANIANIIQSTVASAERVFELLDEEEMIKDPVPSKKIENPQGMVEFEHVKFGYEEDHILIDDMNINVLPGQTVAIVGPTGAGKTTLVNLLLRFYELNGGRILIDGVDIKEMKREDLRNMFGMVLQDTWLFKGTVKENIGYGNKETTDEHIIAVAKAANADHFIRTLPKGYDTEINEEASNISQGQKQLLTIARAMLKNPKILILDEATSSVDTRTEINIQRAMNKMMQGRTSFVIAHRLSTIKDANIILVMKDGNVIEKGNHEELLAQGGVYADLYNSQFSK, translated from the coding sequence ATGGCAAGTGAAAATAAGCAACTAAAGCCAGCTGGTATTGGTGGACCAATGAGAGGTGCAATTCCAACTAATAAAGCAAAAGATTTTAAAGGTACATTAAAAAGATTACTAGGGTATGTAAAACACTATAAAAAAAGTATTATGCTGGTTTTTATAGCTGCTATTTTAAGTACAATATTTTCTATAATAAGTCCTAAAATATTGGGTAAAGCTACCACTAAAATTTTTGAAGGAATAATGATGAAAGTTAAAGGTGTTCCTGGAGCTTTTATTGATTTTAATTATATAGGCAAAATATTAATATTATTAATAGTACTATATGTTATAAGTAGTGTGTTTAGCTATGTTCAACAATATATAATGGCAATCGTAGCGCAAAGAACCGTATATGATATGAGAAAAGATGTTTATGACAAGCTAAATAAGCTACCATTAAAGTTTTTTGATGCTCATACTCATGGTGAACTTTTAAGCAGAGTTAGTAACGATATAGACAATATAAGTTCTACACTACAACAAAGTATAACTCAGTTAATAACATCTATTGTTACTATAATTGGAGTAATAATTATGATGTTAACTATAAGCCCACTTATGACATTAGTAACAATTGTAACATTACCACTAGGTGTAATATTTGTAAGACCAATAATTAAAAGGTCTCAAGGGCAATTTATAAAACAACAAAGGGTTATAGGCGAGTTAAATGGACATGTAGAGGAAATGTATACAGGACATGACGTTATAAAAGCTTTTAACAGAGAAAACAACTCTATAAATACATTTAAAAATATAAATGAAGATTTGTATTCAGCTGCATGGAGAGCTCAATTTATGTCTGGCATAATGATGCCAGTTATGAACTTTACAAATAATTTAGGATATGTATTTGTATCTGTTATAGGAGGTATACTTGTAACACGTGGTAAAATACAAATTGGAGATATACAAGCATTTATACAATATTCAAAACAATTTGCTCAACCGATAAGCCAAACTGCAAATATTGCAAATATAATACAATCTACAGTTGCATCAGCCGAAAGAGTGTTTGAGCTTTTAGATGAGGAAGAAATGATCAAAGATCCAGTGCCTAGTAAAAAAATAGAAAATCCACAAGGAATGGTAGAATTTGAACATGTTAAATTTGGATACGAAGAAGATCATATATTAATAGATGATATGAATATAAATGTACTTCCTGGACAAACAGTAGCTATAGTTGGACCAACAGGAGCAGGAAAAACTACTTTAGTTAATTTACTACTTAGATTTTATGAATTAAATGGAGGTAGGATTTTAATTGACGGAGTAGATATAAAAGAAATGAAAAGAGAAGATCTAAGGAATATGTTTGGAATGGTTCTTCAAGACACGTGGTTATTTAAAGGAACTGTAAAGGAAAATATAGGATATGGTAATAAGGAGACTACTGATGAACATATCATAGCTGTAGCTAAAGCTGCAAATGCAGACCATTTTATTAGAACATTACCAAAAGGATATGATACTGAAATAAATGAAGAGGCATCTAATATTTCTCAAGGACAAAAGCAATTATTAACTATAGCTAGAGCTATGCTTAAAAATCCTAAAATATTAATACTAGATGAAGCTACAAGTAGTGTTGATACAAGAACAGAAATAAATATACAAAGGGCTATGAATAAAATGATGCAAGGTAGAACGAGCTTTGTTATTGCACATAGATTATCTACTATAAAAGATGCTAATATAATTTTAGTTATGAAAGATGGTAATGTTATAGAAAAAGGAAATCATGAGGAACTATTGGCTCAAGGTGGTGTATATGCTGACTTATATAATAGTCAATTTAGCAAATAA
- a CDS encoding ABC transporter ATP-binding protein, with protein MVKLLKGLKSYLWIIVLIFVLVFLQSLSDVYLPNLMSDIVDKGVINKDTNYIINTGFKMILVTFLGGVVTVSASYFSSKVAMGFGRDLRNKVFDRVENFSLQEFNQIGTASLITRTTNDITQIQQVVMIMLRMMLYAPMVAIGATIMAVRKDAKLSLIILVAMPILIVSIGLILKRAVPLFKSMQKRVDNLNRVLRENLIGVRVIRVFNKVDLERKRFKGTSLDLCEVATKANQTITLLMPLMMLVVNISIISVVWFGGIRIDKGEMQVGDLMAFIQYLSQIMFALMMLSMMFVMIPRASASATRINEILDIEKTLSDKENAIKNTDKKGFVEFKNVSFSYEKDTEKVLNNISFVSKPGEVTAIIGGTGSGKSTLVKLIPRFFDTTEGEVLVDGVNIRDLNQHVLRSKIGYVPQKAILFSGTIFENLKYGKENATEEEVKKAIEIAQAKEFVDNMEEKENSFIAQGGTNVSGGQKQRLSIARAIIKKTEIYIFDDSFSALDFKTDAALRASLLKETKESTVILVAQRVSTVMDATRIIVLDDGRIAGIGTHDELLKTCDIYNEIVSSQLSKEEM; from the coding sequence ATGGTTAAATTATTAAAAGGTCTTAAATCTTACTTATGGATAATAGTTCTTATATTTGTATTAGTATTTTTGCAGTCTTTATCTGACGTTTACTTACCAAATTTGATGAGTGATATAGTGGATAAAGGTGTTATTAATAAAGATACTAATTATATTATAAATACTGGATTTAAAATGATTTTAGTAACTTTTTTAGGAGGAGTAGTTACAGTTAGTGCAAGCTATTTTTCATCAAAGGTTGCTATGGGTTTTGGGCGAGATTTAAGGAACAAAGTATTTGATAGAGTAGAGAATTTTTCTTTGCAGGAGTTTAATCAAATTGGAACAGCATCACTTATAACAAGAACTACAAATGATATAACTCAGATTCAGCAAGTTGTTATGATTATGCTTAGGATGATGCTTTATGCGCCAATGGTAGCAATAGGAGCAACTATAATGGCAGTTAGAAAAGATGCTAAATTATCATTAATAATATTAGTTGCAATGCCTATTCTTATAGTAAGTATAGGATTAATACTTAAAAGAGCAGTACCTTTATTTAAATCTATGCAAAAAAGAGTAGATAATTTAAATAGGGTACTTAGAGAAAATCTAATAGGTGTAAGAGTTATTAGAGTATTTAACAAGGTAGACTTAGAAAGAAAAAGATTTAAAGGTACTAGTTTAGACTTATGTGAAGTTGCAACTAAAGCGAACCAAACAATAACATTACTTATGCCTCTTATGATGCTTGTAGTAAATATAAGTATCATATCTGTTGTTTGGTTTGGTGGAATTAGAATAGATAAGGGCGAAATGCAAGTTGGAGATTTAATGGCATTTATACAGTATTTATCACAAATAATGTTTGCACTTATGATGCTTTCGATGATGTTTGTTATGATACCACGTGCATCAGCATCAGCAACAAGAATAAATGAAATATTAGATATAGAAAAAACTTTAAGTGACAAAGAAAATGCAATTAAAAATACAGATAAAAAAGGATTTGTAGAATTTAAAAATGTAAGTTTTTCATATGAAAAAGATACTGAAAAAGTCTTAAACAATATAAGCTTTGTAAGTAAGCCAGGAGAAGTAACTGCTATAATTGGAGGGACAGGGTCTGGTAAATCAACTTTAGTAAAATTAATCCCTAGATTTTTTGATACCACAGAAGGTGAAGTTTTAGTGGATGGAGTAAATATTAGAGATTTAAATCAACATGTATTAAGAAGTAAAATAGGCTATGTCCCTCAAAAAGCTATATTATTTAGTGGAACTATTTTTGAAAATTTAAAGTATGGAAAAGAAAATGCAACAGAAGAAGAGGTTAAAAAAGCGATCGAAATAGCACAAGCAAAAGAATTTGTAGATAATATGGAAGAAAAAGAAAATTCTTTTATAGCTCAAGGCGGCACAAATGTATCAGGAGGTCAAAAGCAAAGATTATCAATTGCACGTGCTATTATAAAAAAAACTGAAATATATATTTTTGATGATAGTTTTTCTGCACTTGACTTTAAAACCGATGCAGCACTTCGAGCATCTCTTTTAAAAGAAACAAAAGAATCTACAGTAATACTTGTAGCGCAAAGGGTATCAACTGTAATGGATGCAACTAGAATAATAGTACTAGATGACGGACGTATAGCAGGAATAGGTACTCATGATGAATTATTAAAAACTTGTGATATATACAATGAAATAGTATCCTCACAACTTTCAAAGGAGGAGATGTAG
- a CDS encoding DUF1002 domain-containing protein: MNKVFKNFRKKATTLTLAAMLSLSTLTLSFADSSKVVTLGANLKPEQKQQMLKYFGVNDNEAVVLEVNNQEERKYLQGVASEEQLGKITISCSYVEPTTKGNGINVKTANLTWVTSSMIATTLSTAGIENANVIAAAPFPVSGTGALTGVMKAFEDATGKSLPEDKKELATEELITTGDLGDEIGQDKATGVINDIKSEIIKNGTKDTVQIADTINNITNNYNINLTDDQFKKIEDLMLKISQQDYDYGKIKNTLANVSDNVDKNLSALGESVGNSGLFDAIGNFFGGIGEWFGNLFNSNDKDLGILENTNDELLGSNAQIDATDDKAINMPSSEQVEGFFSKVWNWFTGLFNSNSENKTNDSNVESTPEQNNAVKPKDDSSTNLNSQDSSLDQNTPTSNTGDNQETQQPSVDENNTQEQPSQDNNQTSEIPPAQ; this comes from the coding sequence ATGAATAAAGTATTTAAAAATTTTAGAAAAAAAGCTACTACGCTTACGCTTGCTGCTATGCTTAGTTTGTCTACACTTACGCTTTCATTTGCAGATAGTTCAAAAGTTGTTACACTTGGTGCAAACTTAAAGCCAGAGCAAAAGCAACAGATGTTAAAATATTTTGGTGTTAATGATAATGAAGCTGTCGTTTTAGAAGTTAATAACCAAGAAGAAAGAAAATATCTACAAGGTGTTGCAAGTGAAGAACAACTAGGTAAAATAACTATTTCTTGTTCTTATGTTGAACCAACTACTAAAGGGAACGGTATAAACGTAAAAACAGCTAACCTGACTTGGGTTACTAGTTCTATGATAGCAACTACATTATCTACTGCTGGTATAGAAAATGCTAACGTAATAGCCGCAGCTCCATTCCCTGTATCTGGTACAGGAGCTTTAACAGGTGTTATGAAAGCATTTGAAGATGCTACCGGTAAATCTCTGCCTGAAGATAAAAAAGAATTAGCTACAGAAGAATTAATTACTACAGGTGACTTAGGAGATGAAATAGGTCAAGATAAAGCTACAGGTGTTATTAATGATATAAAAAGTGAGATAATAAAAAATGGTACTAAAGATACTGTTCAAATAGCAGATACTATAAATAATATAACAAATAACTATAATATAAATCTAACTGACGACCAATTTAAAAAGATAGAAGATTTAATGCTAAAAATATCTCAACAAGATTATGACTATGGTAAAATAAAAAATACTTTAGCTAATGTTTCTGATAATGTAGATAAAAACTTATCAGCTCTTGGTGAAAGTGTAGGTAACTCAGGTTTATTTGATGCTATAGGTAATTTCTTCGGCGGAATAGGTGAATGGTTTGGTAACTTATTCAATTCTAATGATAAAGATTTAGGTATACTTGAAAATACTAATGATGAATTATTAGGATCAAATGCCCAAATAGATGCTACAGATGATAAGGCAATAAACATGCCTTCAAGTGAGCAAGTCGAAGGATTCTTCTCTAAAGTTTGGAATTGGTTTACTGGATTATTTAACTCAAATTCAGAAAATAAGACTAATGATTCTAATGTTGAGTCAACACCTGAACAAAATAATGCAGTTAAACCAAAAGATGATTCTTCTACGAATTTAAATTCTCAAGATTCATCTTTAGATCAAAATACGCCAACTTCTAATACTGGAGATAACCAAGAAACTCAGCAACCTTCAGTAGATGAAAATAATACGCAGGAACAACCTTCACAAGATAATAATCAAACATCTGAAATTCCTCCTGCTCAATAA